DNA sequence from the Rhizoctonia solani chromosome 14, complete sequence genome:
AGTCTGCCTGTTGGACCCAAAGGCTGAGAAAGAACTATCTCCTTCAGATGGCGACAACTTTTCCTGGTTCTTATTCGGCGTAAGTGGGTTTCAAATTTAAGCAGTCCTACATGTCTCATTCCTTCGGTAGGGTATCCTGGGTGAGACTAGTCATACGAGCCCATCCATTCAATTAACAAGGTAGCTCAGGCGACGATCCTCCAAGGGACAGGACATCAGAATTACGAAGACTGGGATTCCCTAACCGACACCTGGGCAGCGTTCAAATGACTACCGACACCGCGCTCGGTGTGACGAAAAGAGTAGTCGTCGATAAAGGTCCGCACGAATGCTCTTCTTGCATGCTTGCTATGTTGAATATCCTTCGTAGTTCCCCTCCAAGACCTCCCCTACGTCGATCATCCCACAATCCGGTTCAATGCGAAAGAAAGTGTAGAAATGCCATTCCGTAAGTCTTCTCGCGTAATTATGTGTGAGATCCATTGATTACATATGCATGGTTTCAGGCTATATCACAGATTCCAAAGGGGAACCGATACTACCCGAAGGAATGAAAGCCTTGCTAAAGGTTAGTCGACCCAGTTATCTCAGCGTATATGTAGCTCAATGTTCGATCGAATAGGAGGACCTGAACAAAGGTTTCGACTTTTAGTTAATTTGTGAAAGAAAATCTACTTTTTGCTAGATGTACTTGTATCAATCAATTCGCATGTAACATGAAAAAGTCAAGGTTCATCCATGTACAACCTCGGTATTGGCGGAACATACAGAGCGCAGAGGTCCCACTTAATATTTAGCCTTCAGCTATCTTGCTGGACCCTTGGCTACGATGTGTCTCGGTCTTCATGCATTTCATTTAGGTTGTAAGCCAACGCAGATTCCAAGATGAAATGCTATATGTCATTCTCGGCGCCAATCTATCTTTCATCTTATCTCCATACCTTGTTCAACTTGGACATGTCCTCACACACTATCTATCCCGCCGCTCGCCTATGCGCCGACTTCATCGCTAAAGAAATCGCCTCATCAAAATTCCAGCGTCCTCTATTTGCGGGATTTCAAGGGCCACAAGGAAGTGGTCAGTATCCATAGCCTACTACAGCGAAACCAATTCCTTACTTTATTCTTATTGTGCTACTCTCCTGGCCTGTAGGGAAAACCACACTAacaaatcaaatcaaaaCTATACTCGGCACGCTCCCAACGCCGATACACACCATCGTCTTCTCCATCGACGACCTCTATCTCCCATACGACGGCCTGATCCAACTCGGTCGGACGCACCCGGATAATGCGCTCTTGCAGGGCCGCGGCTTGCCCGGCTCGCATGACCCTGTCTTGGGGGCCACTATTCTCGAGCGCCTGTCCCGCATCAATGCGGGGGATGATACCTCTATTTCTCTGCCGGTATTCGATAAGAGTGCGTACTAGGGATTCGGAGACCGTTCGAGCGAGACGGTTGAAGTGTGGGCGCCGGTTGATGTTGTGATACTCGAGGGGTGGTGCTTTGGATTTCAACCGTTGTCTCCGGCCGAGCTGGAGAAGAGATACGGCGAGCCTGGAGCCGAGGGTGGAGCTGACGAGAATTCCCCATCGCATCAGCATTTCAAGTCGCATTCTATAAAATCCTTGGAAGCCATAAATGGAAGTCTCAAGAATTACGCGGATCTTTGGTACCGATACTTTACTCATTTTATACAGGCAAGTATGCGGGGTTGCTTGGTCCGAGTACGAGGCCTGACTATCTCCATGGAAAACGGCGAATAGATTGTTCCGCAGAATCTCTACGATGTCTTTGAATGGAGGCTGCAACAAGAACACGCCATGAAGCTGAAAAACGGTGGCCGGGGTATGACCGACGAGGAAGTGCACAGGTAAGTCTATTATAGATAGATACAGTATATATCAATCCCAGGAAATCTTATGGCTTTTTTCCAGTTTTGTGGCACGTTATATGCCTGGTTACGAGTTGTTCCAAGATACTATCGAGTCGCCGAATAACCCATGGATCGGGCATGGTCTCAAAGTCGTACTAGATAAACACAGAGCTGTAGTAAGGACGGAGCAATTCTAAGAAATGTCTGCAGACGCACCATGAAATAGTTAATTGGCGCTGTTTTCCAACTGTGCCTCGATCAATAGAAATTGTGCGATACTGACCGCAAGGGACACGCCCGAGCCAACCAGGTGCCCTATGACTGCCATATAGGCTGAAGTTAATGGCCAGGCCTATATAATTATGGTAATTTGATATCAATCCTGCTtccaaggcaattggactcACTTGCCAAGGCCTATCCCAGTCCAATGGCATAGGTGACACTCCCAGCCAGCAGCCTAGTATAGCACCAACTGCGGGGAATAAGATAGCTCGATCCACCGGAGAACGCGCCCTGAAAGAAAAGCCATTAAGACTGGCAGCTGAAAAATGGATAAGAAACGCACGAAAACTCTACAAACAGTCCAATCCATTTTTGCCGGCGCTCTTCGGCCTTGAGCGTTTGAGACGTGAGACTAGGTACGCCAAAGGTGTAGGCCGGTGTCCAGACAGTAAGGATAGAGAGTAGGATGGCAAGGAATGCTGTCGGTGTTAGATGACTATGCGTGTGAACATTAGCATTAGATCCAAAATTCGCATCGCTGTGACAAACCTGTTGATTGGTGCGCCAAACAAAACCAGTAGCGTGAATGCAAGAGGAGCTGTGAATGCTACCGCGATAGCAGCCTCTTGGAAAGCCTAGCTTGATGTTTAGAATTCCGCTGGACACAATCAACAGGATTACAAACCAATACTCTGGCCGGAATAGGCGGTctcttgaccttggtgcCGAGGACTACTTTCTCAGGAGGATTGTTGGAGGTACTCGATGATTCTGGCGAGTCGGGCCTGTCTGGCCCGAAGCCTTGTGCCATATTCTCAAAGAACCAGCGCCCCATCCAATCAAAACAAGAGAGCCAGCACATAACCAGAACAAAGTCCGAGCCGGGGAATCGGTCAAAGGGGTAAGAAACGGATGCTGAGGGTGGTCCTGCGATGTTTTAACACCATCTGACTGGGTTCCAAAAAGACTAGCTAATTCAGGTTGGAGTACTCGAGTGCGAGGAAGCATTCCCAAAGTAAAGCCGAGGCCCAAGGTCTGTGATCCCAAGAGTGAGGCATATCTGGAGAGAGGAAACGAAGCATATGGTGTAGCTTCTGTGCCTGCGTTAGTTTTTCCATCACTCGTGCCTGTTGTCGTGGACTTGGTTTTCTGTTTTTTCTGGCCAGCCATAGCGTGAGTAGCGTCGAGACGTGGTGGGAGATTTCAAAACCTAAAGCAAGAGTTACCGGGGATGGCGTTACAAATGAGCCGGCAAGCGCCGGATATAATCGAGCGAAGAACCGGGTCGATCCTCTGGATTTGGGCTAGCGAGCGCCGGATTCCCGCGATCTGCGAAGTCTGTGCCACCTGAACCCACTGTCTGGGTCAGGATGAATAGTGTATCACCATTTGGGTAGATGATCGCTCTATCGCCATCGGGAGCGCCCCATTTGTCAATCTCCTTGGGCAAGTCCGGTTCTTTCTACTTAAGTATTTGGCGCTCCCAttctcctcctcctcctttcTCCTAGATTCTGGGCAGCAATGTCCACCAGACTTTCATTTGTCGATCTGCTTATATTCTCCGCCCCCGAAGGAGAGTCCCCCTTTGCCTATGCTGCAAACTACATCGTGCACTTGCTGCCAGAAAAGGTTAGCTAATAAAGGCCACAACTCCTttaaaccgctcacaaaccTCCCATAGCCCGACTGGTATTTCAAACAAATCATTGCGACGGGAGTGCTGAACGCAGTGTTAGCCGATTAATTTCCACATCTCATCCAAGTTTAAACCCCCTTCACAGGAGCTTTGTTCTTACGCTTGTATCGTTCATCATCGTCGCTCGGAGACGGAAGCTGGCAAATGAAATGGGGTCCTTGTGGTTTTTTCGGACTCGCTATGGCCATCCGTGTAAGCTGGTTGCATATTATCTGCCTTGAGATGCTAAATATCCTTTAGCACGCATTCCATACATTATGCCCAATCCGCTTACCATGTTTTTAGTATGGAACGCTATTTTTTCAAGTGAGAATATTATTCTAAAATGTCCGGATTGTCTTAACCACCTATCACAATTCCACATCGACCCTTGCAGTATTGATGCAACCATACACCTGGCTTGTAAGTCTGAGCAATCCACTGGACCGAATGCGGAGTCTCATCAAACTTTCAGAACTACTTTGCATGGAAATATCCTTCCCGAGCGGTTACAAGCAAAGTATACTTTTGGGTGAGTCATGGAGTTATGCTGGATGTTTGGGTCAATATAGGAGTTGATGGACTAATTATGTGATAGTATGGGTTCGTCTTCATCTTTGATGGTGCCGGAATGTGGATGTCGGCATTTGGAACTCTGTGAGCACAAGCCAGCCTCCCGGCCATATCGCAACTCACCCAACTCTAGGTACGCGACTCTGCTGCCCCGCGTGCTATTGGGTTCGGAGCGCAAGGTTACTTTCTTACTTCATCCCAGTAAGTCGCGATTCGCCGATTCGAGCCACGCGCTGCTGATAGACCATCCAAGTCCTCTTGAACTTTATGTGTTTCGCAATGCCTGCTCTCCTGACCGTCACCCAGCTCATCACGGCATCGCTCTCTCAAGCTGCATGGAGCAAGGCCGTCAACCTGCAGTTTGATCTCATCGAGGATCTCTGGACTTTGTCTGGTCAATGGCTAGCAACCAATGGCGAGACCGTCGATCCAAGCCTTCGCCAGCAAGTCAGTGTAGAAGGGAACACTTTGATAAGCGCATTTGTGGATTCACGAAGCGCATTTGTCAGGAACGCTTGGGCAGCAGCAGCATGGTATGTACATTTAGACATAtaccgctctcctcgatATCACGCGGCTTGACATTCCGCGTTATTCCACCCAAGGTACTTCTTGTGTATGCTCTTGTTCTCTCCGACGGCTATATGGCTTCTCGTCACGCTCAAACGCGCTGCGGGACACCTTGCCCAAAGCTCTCGATCAGGCTCTACTCAGAATCATCGGTCTCTCGGGCCAGACGCTGGTTCATTTCCACAACGAGTTGGACCGCCTGTTACTCAGCCAAACACCACCCGAGAGCAAAGCAAACAGAAAAAGGCACTTCGGCGCGCATATGGTTGGGGGCTCATGCATATTTTCTCACCTAGAGGCTGATATTCTTGTGGTAGTTACGGCGGCACTACAGTTTATAGCAACGTTTGTGTGTCTGATGGTGGCGTTGGATCCTTTATCTGGGTGTCCATCGATATAGACCGAGTGGCGACCAAGTGAGTAGTTTTGATTATAACGTGGAAAATTAAAAGTCATTATTGTATCAGCCCTGTCGCCCACGCCGTTGCAATATTGATCAGCGACTGGATATTGGCCGTTGTTGGGACTATTATCAATATCCTAATCATCGTGAGTTGCATGATCCACGACCACAGTACCTACTCACCAAGTTTCACAGATTCGCATGTCTTCTCAGGTAGAAGCAGCCGGATCTCACCAAGAGTCACAGCATACTCGACTACGTTCGCTATCCAACGCGCATACGATGATGAACAGACCCACCTCTCCTTCTCACTCTGACCTCGAAATCGAAAAGCCCATTCCACTACATACGATTTCCACGCACCAGAACTTCTCTGACCTTGAGTTTGGATCGAGCTACAAGGCGCCATTGTCGAGTAATGGTGGGCACTCGTGCAAAGTCGTTGGGTACAGTCACAACCGGATTTGATGGCTGGAATTCATTTGGGATTTTTTATCTTCTCATGCTTACAGCTTTTTTCGCATTTTTGCTTGGGGTCAATGGAATGTGTTCTCTATCTTTACTTATCTTCTGGACAATTTGTACTCTACCCGCATCAAAATTCATTGTAAAAGCGTTGCACGCGTTGTTATGGCGTGCTCGCGcggatatatgcatatcgAATTGTTTGTTTAGCGCGGAGCTCAAGAGAGATCAGCTGTACCTGGGAGTTTCCGAAAAATCACGATTATTGCAAAGTCCGCTCTCTCTCTCCAGAATCCGGATCCGTCCTGTCAACTCGCGACGTCGGTCGCTAAAACCATCGTATCGGCCAAGTCACCATACTATATATCTATCGTCGATTTCACAACCCCGCCGCGGATCGACTTGATATGGGTGACCCGAATTTCCCATTCAATCTCTCGATCCGGCCTTCTCACCATCCGACTCGAAATTCCAAAACGAATTTGAACTTTGACCAAGAGTCGGGGATAGAAATTTATGGGATAGCAGGTAGAGTCTGGCAAGTTTGAGAATAACAAGGTTAATTAGATGGCAGCAGCCTAATTGCAAATTTTCTTTATCGACAGGGAAGCAGCGTATGCATTGGCGACATATACGACCCCACCAACAGAGGGGCCTCATATCGATTTGAGCGGTGACTTAATTGGTCATAGTACTAGCACTAGTAGCATCGAATTCGATCCGCCTTGCTCCTTGTTTCGCGCGGATACAAACCTAACCGTCGTCGAGGTCGGCAGCGGAACAGGGTACGGGGGGATACATCTAGCTCAGCAATTGAGCCTATTTCGCCGGCGCCACGATGTGCATACGGGTTTGTCGGTACAAGATACAGTTATCCTGACTGACCTTCCGAGTGTCGTGCCTCTGTTGTATAAGGGACTGGAAGAGCATACAGGAGCATTTGGGCAAGTACAGGTCCAGGCACAAGCGCTTGCTTGGGGAGACGTTGGCCATGCTAAGGAGTTGGCTCGGATATTGGGCGAATTGGGGAGGTCAGTTACTCATGTACTGTGCAGTGACTTGGTAAGTCCCAGACCTAGATAGGGACAAATATTGATTCCTGTAGGTCTACTTTCCGTTTTTATATCCCCCTCTATTGAGAACTTTATTGGCGCTTACTTCGCCTCCATTCTGCCGTGATTCGAGTCCCGAAATTATCATTGGATGTAGGTAGAACCCACTTCGACATCAATTCGATGCAGCCTTTAACACGATTCCAGACAGAATTCGAAGTTTGGCCAAGGAATCACCATTTTGGCAAGTTTTTGGGACATGGTTTACATTCGAAGCGGTGCTAGCTAGGCACAAAATCAACGACAAGGGGCGGGGGGACTGGGCTCGGTTCGGGCACAACGGCGATGCACTGGTTTTCGTTGCGACCCGCCGACCGGAGTCCTTGGGGTGGGAGGTTCCTGTGCTCGACGGGCAATTAATGAACGGTTATGGTCCAACACCACCCATGCTCGATGATACGTTTGAAAGCCTCCTGATGTTCGGAATCGCGGACGATGTGTAGCATAACTAGCAGCTAAAGAAATGTGATCTTATGGGCATAATTTCCTAGTTGCGCACGTTTATCGACGACGTCCGGACTTTGTGTACTGGGGCCCGGTCTTTGGTTTGCCTCTTGTTGAGGAGTTTCTGGAGCGTACGCTAGGAGGCGCGTCCATGGCTTGCGTGGCCTTGC
Encoded proteins:
- a CDS encoding GPI biosynthesis family Pig-F protein, whose amino-acid sequence is MAGQKKQKTKSTTTGTSDGKTNAGTEATPYASFPLSRYASLLGSQTLGLGFTLGMLPRTRVLQPELASLFGTQSDGVKTSQDHPQHPFLTPLTDSPARTLFWLCFGPDRPDSPESSSTSNNPPEKVVLGTKVKRPPIPARVLAFQEAAIAVAFTAPLAFTLLVLFGAPINSHLTPTAFLAILLSILTVWTPAYTFGVPSLTSQTLKAEERRQKWIGLFVEFSARSPVDRAILFPAVGAILGCWLGVSPMPLDWDRPWQAWPLTSAYMAVIGHLVGSGVSLALHGVFLLQPPFKDIVEILRNNLFAVFHGDSQASYSDQATPHTCLYKMSKVSVPKIRVILETSIYGFQGFYRMRLEMLMRWGILVSSTLGSRLAVSLLQLGRRQRLKSKAPPLEYHNINRRPHFNRLARTVSESLVRTLIEYRQRNRGIIPRIDAGQALENSGPQDRVMRAGQAAALQERIIRVRPTELDQAVVWEIEVVDGEDDGE
- a CDS encoding SAM-dependent RNA methyltransferase, producing MEEDDEESKAVPPWVYLEYRQMIAIAGATSSVLFTHLSSSSRTALNSALESVPNSSKFEVHSLGILDVMKQHGVDLNQVCLLDPKAEKELSPSDGDNFSWFLFGGILGDDPPRDRTSELRRLGFPNRHLGSVQMTTDTALGVTKRVVVDKVPLQDLPYVDHPTIRFNAKESVEMPFRYITDSKGEPILPEGMKALLKEDLNKGFDF